A genomic region of Nostoc sp. UHCC 0702 contains the following coding sequences:
- a CDS encoding polyketide synthase — protein sequence MDREPIAIIGIGCRFPKAKDKKAFWELLQDGVDAITEVPAERWDIESLDNYEAATSEQMKPRWGGFLEDVDQFDPQFFKISPREAMSMDPQQRILLEVTWEALEDAGQTLERLTDTKTGVFIGINGFDYYTQLIKNPVNLDAYTGSGNINCMAANRISYFFNFTGPSLGIDTACSSSLVAVHLACQSIWNGESTQALAGGVHIILSPWMTLSFAKAGFLAADGRCKTFDSRADGYVRSEGVGVVVLKPLSQALTDKDPIYAVIRGSAVNQDGYSNGLTAPNPWAQEALLREAYRQAGVSPSKVQYIEAHGTGTKLGDPIEMKALGKVLTENRPAGQYCTVGSVKTNIGHLEVAAGIAGLIKVALSLKYGQIPPSLHFQQPNPYIPFDKLLLRVQKTLEPWPQTEDKAIAGVSAFSFGGTNAHVVLEEAPFPASQKVKNIQQKQQTIKPTQHLLTKRANSEQAVSEQNNYIEGEL from the coding sequence ATGGATAGGGAGCCGATCGCAATTATCGGTATAGGGTGTCGCTTCCCCAAAGCTAAGGATAAGAAAGCCTTCTGGGAGCTTCTGCAAGATGGTGTAGATGCCATTACAGAAGTGCCAGCAGAGCGTTGGGATATAGAATCACTTGATAACTATGAAGCAGCAACTTCGGAGCAAATGAAGCCTCGTTGGGGGGGCTTTTTGGAGGATGTGGATCAATTTGATCCCCAATTTTTCAAGATTTCTCCACGGGAAGCCATGAGCATGGATCCCCAGCAGCGGATTTTGCTAGAGGTGACTTGGGAGGCCTTAGAAGATGCAGGTCAAACTCTAGAGCGTCTGACCGATACGAAAACAGGTGTGTTTATAGGTATCAATGGCTTTGATTACTACACCCAGCTGATCAAAAATCCCGTCAACCTTGATGCTTATACAGGCTCAGGCAACATTAACTGCATGGCGGCGAACCGCATTTCCTACTTTTTTAATTTCACCGGCCCCAGTCTGGGAATTGATACAGCTTGTTCTTCTTCTCTGGTAGCAGTTCACCTAGCTTGTCAAAGTATCTGGAACGGAGAATCTACTCAAGCCTTAGCTGGAGGGGTGCATATAATCTTATCGCCGTGGATGACTCTGAGCTTTGCCAAAGCAGGATTTTTGGCTGCTGATGGTCGTTGCAAAACCTTTGATAGCCGGGCTGATGGCTATGTCCGCAGTGAGGGTGTTGGTGTCGTAGTCTTGAAGCCTCTTTCCCAAGCTTTAACTGATAAAGATCCTATTTATGCCGTGATTAGAGGTAGTGCAGTTAACCAGGATGGCTACAGTAATGGGCTGACAGCACCAAATCCTTGGGCGCAGGAAGCTCTTTTGCGAGAAGCTTATCGCCAAGCAGGAGTTTCCCCAAGTAAAGTTCAATATATTGAGGCTCATGGTACAGGGACAAAGCTGGGAGATCCAATAGAGATGAAGGCTTTAGGAAAGGTACTAACTGAGAATCGCCCGGCTGGACAGTACTGTACTGTAGGTTCAGTCAAAACTAATATTGGACATTTGGAGGTGGCTGCTGGAATTGCAGGACTGATTAAAGTGGCGTTATCGCTCAAATATGGACAGATTCCACCAAGCCTGCATTTCCAGCAACCTAATCCCTACATTCCTTTTGACAAGCTATTGCTACGTGTGCAAAAAACTTTAGAACCATGGCCACAGACAGAAGATAAAGCAATTGCTGGTGTTAGTGCCTTCAGCTTTGGAGGCACAAATGCTCATGTTGTTTTAGAAGAGGCTCCTTTCCCAGCAAGTCAGAAAGTAAAAAACATTCAGCAAAAACAACAAACAATTAAACCCACACAGCATCTACTGACCAAAAGAGCAAACAGTGAGCAGGCTGTATCCGAACAAAACAACTACATTGAAGGTGAATTATGA
- a CDS encoding acyl carrier protein, translated as MRTEAGNNQKLLTVSEIQNWLVSYIAKILEVASDEIDIKVIFDEYGLDSSMAVTMIADLEARVGCTLDPTLIYEYPTIEKLARYVSEV; from the coding sequence ATGCGTACAGAAGCAGGAAATAACCAAAAATTACTCACAGTAAGTGAAATTCAAAACTGGTTAGTCTCTTACATAGCAAAAATTTTGGAAGTTGCTAGTGATGAGATTGATATCAAAGTAATCTTTGATGAATACGGTCTAGATTCTTCAATGGCAGTAACGATGATAGCTGATTTAGAAGCTAGGGTAGGGTGTACTCTAGATCCAACCCTCATCTACGAATATCCAACCATTGAAAAGTTAGCTAGATACGTCAGCGAGGTTTAA